CCAAGCCTCCAAAAAGatctaaaattatattatttatttctcttatagttttctcttcttctgtAAAGGATGTAGTATCATTTTCATATAAAGCTTTAAGAACTTTCATTTGTTCTAGATTTTCTTTGATATACGCTGGACTTTTGATTAGAAACACCTTTTTCATTTCTCTAGACAATTCTTTGGATTTTAAATGATAAGTTAAATCATTAATTTCTGCACGTTTTAAAACCTCTGGTGTTGTCCAGGTGGTACTGAGCATATCATCTAGGAATTGCAAACGTTCGGGATCGATTTTTCTTTtaccatttttattattaaccatTGTTTCATTGGAACTTTTAAAGGAATCCACACTCTCATTTAAAGTTGCTTTTACTATTTCTTTGGTTTTAACTTTCTCTTTAGgagttttaaagaaatctttattGGAACCTTGACTACTATTCATTTTAGTTGGAGTAGTATCCATAAGCTCCTCTTCACACAAATCAATAGTGGATACATTCAAGTCACTGTCATTTAGTGATTGACTAAAACTTACATTCGTTTTAGTTTTTGCTGTAGGATTCTTAAAGAACTCCTTAATAGAACCCTGACTATTGTTTACTTTAGTGGGTGTCTTTTGCAGCACTTTTTGGGTTTGTGTTGCTATGGATGGTGATTGTAAATCCTTGAAAAGATTCTTCATTTTAtccaatttattaacaattcttTGCTGCGTCTGCAAACCTGGCTTAGCTTGTGTCATATTAGTATCCGTTTCAAAGAATTCCATATCTTCTTTATCCATTGGTTTGGGtttcttttggaaaaatttacgCAAATCTTGATTACCTTTTTCTGGTGTTTTGGCTTTACTATTCAGTGATTTCTTTCCTTTAGGACTGGTACTAGGCTCTTCATCATCGGAGGGTGGTTTAACAAACGTTTGTATACATTTAGGCTTAAATTCGGTAGGCACTAAGCGTGGTGCATGTTTGTATAAAGACTGCTGCACCACAGTTGATCTTAAAAGTTTCTTATTAATTTGATCTTTATTGGATAATACTTCACGCAACAATTGCTGTTCTCTTCCCTCGGTAACCATCATAATAACATGACCATTTTTCTTGCGTCCTGTACGTCCAATACGTTGCACAAATCTGGTGGGATTGGAAGTGCTTATATCGAAACATACTATTAGTTCCACCTCACCCACATCTATGCCTTCTTCTCCTATTGAGGTTGCTATAAGTATATTACTTTTACCTTCACGAAAATCAttcattatttgtatttgttgtttttgggtTAATGCTCGGAGAGAGCCACTGGTGCCACCTTGTCCTGTAAGGGGAGAAATTGGTTAGAAAGTATATggaagtatttaaattttgcttaCTTACCCACAAAACATCTTGGTTTTAGAAGCGGTACATGTTGTAGTAACATGCGATAGATCAGCATAACCGATTCACGATATTCACAAAAAACTATGGCACGAGAATCTTCAGTATTCtgtaaaataaaggaaataaatgaaataacgAACGGCAGGAATAGTGATAATTTTGAAGCTGAACTATAGAACGCTCAAAAGTCTGGTCTTTTCGCCACTAGTCGCACTCACCTCAAAATGTCTTAACAAACATTCACGAGTTTTCTCAAATTTCGGATGACCAAAATCCAAATCCTTTGGTATTTCGGCTATTTTTCCATTTGTCATAGGGGCCGCGGAAAATTCAAATGGATTAGGACCCATTTCCTTTTTCAGCTTCTCCACCAACCAACTTAAACGACGATCCATTTGTAAAACAAACTTAGCTTTGCCCTCTTCATCTTCTTcgaaattatttagaaataccCTTAAACCATGACGTTCCAGCAACTCCAAAGCATGATATAAACTTATACAAATGGCAAAATTACTAGTAATGGCAGAATGTTGGGGATGACGGCCCAAATGGAAGGAACGATCACGAAAACGTTTTTGTTCATAAAGCAGGAAATTGCGATTGATATTTGTTAATGAGCCAGATAAAACTTCAGCTTCTGTTAGTTGCCTTAAATAGGGATCCACTATAAGTAGTAGTTCTTCTCTGATTTTCTTAATTCTATCACCCATTGGCACCACTACTGTGTCCATGGATCTTTTGTGTATGTAAGGTAAAACATCCAATGAAGTATCCCAACGCACCTCTATGTGTGATATAAAAAGATTACGACACACCTCGGCCACATCATCTAAAGTTCGACCCGGTGTAGCTGATAAGGCTAAAacacgaaaatatttattatttctagCCAAAGCTTGTGTCACCTCTGTGTAGGCATATTTTCCCTTAGCTTTGTGCGCTTCATCTATAACTATCAGTTTAACCAAATCAAAAGGAAAATCAGTTTTATTCACTTGCTGACCATCTTGAAATGAAAATTCATCTAAACTTTCCCCAGCCTGAGGACGACCACCAAATATATCCGATTGCACCACTTGGGGAGTGGCAAAGAATACCCTTTTAGTTTTCCACATTTCAGCACGTTTATCTCTCTGCAATTTTCCCGTCAATTCAATGGTATCTTTCTTGGGAAATGGCATGATCTTTTGACAAGCTTCAATTTGTTGATTGACTAGAGGTCTAGTGGGAGCCATAAATATAATCTTTCCCCTTGGATACCATCTGTAGATGTTGTACATGACTACGGCTGCTATAAAAGTCTTACCCAAACCCGTGGGCAATACCACCAGGGTATTGCGATACAAAGCTGCCTGCACTATACTCATTTGATAGGAACGACATGGTAAATTGTTGGGATAAATCCAAGATTCGCCCATATTATTATCAAATCCCTCATGCTGTTCTCCATCACGTAGTCGTGATGTATTCGATTCCTCCAAAGGATTGTCCAGCAGACTTTGTAAAGCGGCATCATCTATATTGAGCTCACCCCAGGACTCTTCATCTTCTATAAATGTAGATGTTGCTTTAGACATGGCACTTTTagcattattttgttataaaatattttaggtattataattaataacaatttattgttttgtaaacaaaagcAAACACAATTtcgcataaaattaaaaaaaaaaaaaaaaaaaaacaaaacagttttTACGAACAGCTGGTGGTTTGACGATCGTTTGATAAGCGCAGATATCAAAGTTTGGCGGTTTTTTTTCAACGCCGTTGGTTTTTTTAGGTagagttgtatttttaaattattttgatctCATATATGTAAAGTTCTTTTGAATTTATAGATTTATCAATGGGTACTGCACctaggtttttttttcaaaaactaacaaaatctATGATTTAGGCTAAATCTATGATTTAGTCTAAAGTCGACacaaatatatagactagactatagactagactatagactagactatagactagactatagactagactatagactagactatagactagactatagactagactatagactagactatagactagactatagactagactatagactagactatagactagactatagactagactatagactagactatagaccagactagactacagactagacagcagactagactatagactagactatagactagactacagactagactttagactctaGGCTAGactctaggctagactataggctagactacagactagactatagtctagactatagactagaatatagactaggctatagactagactatagaccagactatatgctagtctatagactaggctatagactagactatagaatatactatagactataggctatagtttatAGATAAGATAATTTTACAATTCATAATTAAGACAGTATTCTTGAGAATATACAGACTGTAGTCGAACCCAAAAGTGTAGCCTATTAGTTGCATTGATACCTTCATATACCACTTGTTGGCAAGTCTTTCATTCTATTAAttctattttgaaattttgcatcaTTTGTGTGTCCGTCCGCAGTACTGACCCGGTGGTCGAACCCACCAACAAAACACAACAGAACAGTTTTTCCTCTTCATACAaatgatttattaaaagttCGAGACAACTCCAAACACACAACATaagtttcttgttgttgttattgccatCAACCACTCTCTCACTCATACTCTCCAACATCACACTCATGCCaacaaatgtatgtgtgtagaaAAAACCCACTGAACATacgaaaaacagaaaaaaagtaaatgaataCCACCAAACATTTAGTTCGTTGGAAAAATGTCTAAGCGTAACATGTGTGACGGACAAAGACAACAGCAGCAGCGGCAACAAGAAAACGACGGTTCATTTAACTAACTAGCGTTCTTATAATAAATTGTGTTCCAATCTATTCTTtgagtgttaaaataaaaataattaaatcataaaaatgttgtgtgtgtgttttttgttttgtaatgaaaatgctaaatgttgttttgtttgagAAAAACTAACGCGCGGTGTttagaaacaaacaaataaaagcaacaacaacaacacatttTTCGTTTTcatcaaaatcaaaataaaaagagaaatgaaGAAGCAGCATCATACAAAACAAATAGAATGTTAAAtctgaaaaattaacaaacaaagcGGCGTCTGTctctgttaacaaaaaaaaacgagtgTTTccagtaaaaaattataaacaaataatacaaaagtgttaaaaaaagttaGTTGGCgccttaaattaaaatacatatgtaattgtaaataagttttgttaaattaatcaaaaaagaaaagtcaagaaaaattttattaattccaaGTGAAGAGATTTCTTTGCTACAGCTTTCGCTGTCCGTAAATGataaaaaagtgtttgtgtagtgtgtgtgtgtgtcaacACAcgagtattaaaaaataaagtcaagaaattctgaaaataaaatgaaataataaatttagtgttttttttttttttttttttgaaaattgccaTTAATTTTAGGCTGCTGCTGCACCACAAAGTGCAATAGTGTTTTGCATTCTCATGAAATAATGTAAGTAcctatttgttattatttttaaaattgttttttaattatatgtttttttatataaaataaattgttaatgtcaaagcaacaaaaacaaagtgcacataaatttcaaataaaacactTAATTCTTCGCTGTTCaatttgctgtttttgttgttgtttcatatATTATGTGCAATAGGGTTGCCATAAGTCAGGATTTGAAAATAGTACAACTAAAAGAGTACTTATTATAGAAGATAAATTTCTTGGAATAGAtattagactggtctatagactagacaatagactagactatagactagactataaactagactatagactagactacagactagactttagactagactatagactagactatagactagactatagactagactacagactagactatagactagactatagcctagactatagactagactatagactagactatagcctagactatagactagactatagactagactatagactagactatagactagactatagactagactatagactagactatagactagactatagactagacttaagactagactacagactagactagattatagagttgAAACTTGACTATACTCTATACTAGCCCTTAatggattaaaaaaaatgtatattttggtCTGTTATATCATCCCCGTGCAATAAGTGGTATTCAACCAACAAACATaacaatatttcattatttttatttggcaACTCTGGAAGAGATTGTCATTGtgcttttaatgtttttatttacctCTACTCTTTCAatcttaatttataaattataattatgtttttgtttaaaagttatatgttaaaagtttttctacacTTAAATCACGTGTTGCTGCTGCaggttattaaatatttctaatcagtttcataatttgtatataattatagTTTAATTGTTCTCTTTGTGtggtgcaaaaaaaataaaacaagaatagAAAATTCAGCAATATTTGTGTTGtacttttaaacataaattgatAATatagtgtgtttttgttttgattttgctaatttattttgtagatttgaaacatataaaaaagtaagaaaattgAGCGAGTTTTGagaaagaattgaaaaaaaaaaaaaatcaaagagcataaaaatgttttggttTTGTGAGTAACTATAGCTGTCTCTTTTTAACTTATAGGGAATAACAGcatataaatttgttgttttcttttgatttttgttttgttctcttGTTTTTATTAAGCAGATCATTgaatattgttcttttttctctttttggttTCTCGCTTTTGgtgtatgagtgtgtgtatgtatgttttgttattgtaattgcaaattttcttttaagcacaataataataaatcatgtttttttattattaaattttagctgcACTTCCCAAAAGACAACAAATAATGATTAtcgcaaatttttatttttattaattacttatatttctttattataaataagtttaacatttttttttaaattatgtattaacATATTATCAAGCTTGTGTTTTTGTTGacgtttttttaaggaaatacttttgtatattaattttatttaattttttgtttttaataaaaaccactTTATTGTTAATTGCTTATTTGTTGTTAATTGCTATTTAATGAttactttgtttatatttttttacattttatttataatttataaataattgttactTACATTGAACTCTTACTCCAATTGGATTGCCTGTGTGTATTAGTTCCTATTTTCACTAATTTTGTTcttaatgtaaaaatgtttgaaaacccCAAAAGGAAATTAactattattgtattttaaaaaagttttgtatctCTTTCTGATATATACATACGAATACACAAGATCTTGACTTGGTTCTCAAATGTTCTTCCCGTACATAAAGACAGACAGTGACTAGTTTACAGTGACTAGTCTACAGAGACTTGTCTACAGAGACTAGTCTTCGGAGACTCGTCTACAGAGATAAGTCTACAGAGAATAGTTTACagagacaagtctatagacactAGTTTACAGAGACAAGTCTACAGAGACTAGTTTACAGAGACTATTcattagactagtccatagagactggtcaatagactagttatagagactagtcaatagactagtccagagagactagtcaatagactagtccagagagactagtcaatagactagtccctagagactagtcaatagactagaccatagagactagtcaatagactagtcaatagaatagaccatagagactggtcaatagactagtccctagagactagtcaatagactagtccatacagagactagtctacagagtctagtatatagagaCAAGTCTACAGAGACTAGTCTACTGAGACTAGTCTACAGATACTAGTTTACAAAGAAAAGTCTATAGAGACTAGTTTACAAAGAAAAGTCTACAGAGACTAGTTTACAGAGACAAGTCTACAGCCTTGACCATAGAGACAAGTCTACAGCCTTGACCAtagagactagtcaataggcttgtccacagagactagtctatagattagaaaaTAGATTGTTCCATAGAGACTagtcatagactagtccatagagactagtcaatagactagtccatagagactagaccatagagtctattcaatagagactagtcaatagactagtccatagagacTAGTAAATAGATTGTTCCAtagagactagtcaatagactagtccttagagactattcaatagactagttcacagAGACTTGTCCTTAGAAACTACgcaatagactattccataaagactagtcaatagactaatccacACATACGTTTCAATAGACAAgaatagtccacagactagttaataaactagtctataaatctatatatagaCTAATACAATAATCCTCTCATTTAAGTCCAAATTTCCTCTTAGATCTATTTTCTGCCTCAActattcttttacttttttcaattttattataattacattATAATGACGTAAATTCGAACtataacattttcaatttatttttcattttttttcattggtctaatgaaataatttctagtttttatttttattttttcgtgttTCActtataatagttttattttcgaAGCGTTTAAATATAGATTCTACAACTTTTTTTacgatttaaattttatgttgcaCGTGCGGTTAATTAACGAAAGTGTTGCTATATTTAAGGAAATCTATGAATTAACAAGtcgtattttataaatatataaaacaacaacaattacatagTGGGGGAAAAAAGTGGCAATAAATTGCAAGAAATTTCTTTGTGTGGCACGAATAGGTCGGTAGAAAGCAATAACATAAAGGTAGAATTTGCCAAAGTTtaggtaaatattttgttggtgTATTAGTTTAGGAAAACAAGATGGAATATTTTCGCAATCACTTTAAAATTATCTTCGTTCTTTTATAGAGCACTCAAAAGCGAGAAAAGCCATCTCTTATACTTTCACTATAGGGTAAATGTACCAATAGTCggcagtttaacttttttctctttttcaaactatccccctaaagagtcggtaaatgttattacgatgatttttagttatttcaatNNNNNNNNNNNNNNNNNNNNNNNNNNNNNNNNNNNNNNNNNNNNNNNNNNNNNNNNNNNNNNNNNNNNNNNNNNNNNNNNNNNNNNNNNNNNNNNNNNNNcgacaacacctcctctttgtgcataccaaatttcattaaaatcggattaaccgtttagaagttaccgaattatttccctctttttttttcctataccactgtgcgacaataagaattcataaaaaattgtgttcctAATGGCGGCAGcgattaaaattagaaaaaaatatatttttaactaactttttcactttaaattgaatatttcaactgttttctttcatttaaatcaatttttgtcaaataaatcatttaatttcatataaatattcactTGTTTAAGTTGgcactaaaactaaattttttttaagaaaactgacaGTACTACAATTGCTGCAAAGCTGTCACTAAATAACGTCAAATATAGAGGAAATTAGTAATCCTACTTAAATTTACTCATTTCATAAAGCAAAAAGACcgtattttctatga
The window above is part of the Lucilia cuprina isolate Lc7/37 chromosome 6, ASM2204524v1, whole genome shotgun sequence genome. Proteins encoded here:
- the LOC111679916 gene encoding uncharacterized protein LOC111679916 produces the protein MSKATSTFIEDEESWGELNIDDAALQSLLDNPLEESNTSRLRDGEQHEGFDNNMGESWIYPNNLPCRSYQMSIVQAALYRNTLVVLPTGLGKTFIAAVVMYNIYRWYPRGKIIFMAPTRPLVNQQIEACQKIMPFPKKDTIELTGKLQRDKRAEMWKTKRVFFATPQVVQSDIFGGRPQAGESLDEFSFQDGQQVNKTDFPFDLVKLIVIDEAHKAKGKYAYTEVTQALARNNKYFRVLALSATPGRTLDDVAEVCRNLFISHIEVRWDTSLDVLPYIHKRSMDTVVVPMGDRIKKIREELLLIVDPYLRQLTEAEVLSGSLTNINRNFLLYEQKRFRDRSFHLGRHPQHSAITSNFAICISLYHALELLERHGLRVFLNNFEEDEEGKAKFVLQMDRRLSWLVEKLKKEMGPNPFEFSAAPMTNGKIAEIPKDLDFGHPKFEKTRECLLRHFENTEDSRAIVFCEYRESVMLIYRMLLQHVPLLKPRCFVGQGGTSGSLRALTQKQQIQIMNDFREGKSNILIATSIGEEGIDVGEVELIVCFDISTSNPTRFVQRIGRTGRKKNGHVIMMVTEGREQQLLREVLSNKDQINKKLLRSTVVQQSLYKHAPRLVPTEFKPKCIQTFVKPPSDDEEPSTSPKGKKSLNSKAKTPEKGNQDLRKFFQKKPKPMDKEDMEFFETDTNMTQAKPGLQTQQRIVNKLDKMKNLFKDLQSPSIATQTQKVLQKTPTKVNNSQGSIKEFFKNPTAKTKTNVSFSQSLNDSDLNVSTIDLCEEELMDTTPTKMNSSQGSNKDFFKTPKEKVKTKEIVKATLNESVDSFKSSNETMVNNKNGKRKIDPERLQFLDDMLSTTWTTPEVLKRAEINDLTYHLKSKELSREMKKVFLIKSPAYIKENLEQMKVLKALYENDTTSFTEEEKTIREINNIILDLFGGLEKVQQFLDDLNSQKFKEKDFDFDGDSEEEDPEEMDKFQKQLDKIFEGLEDGQRHDNYDWIQQRLKETAYYKELNKNREPENKVQESMVYDTLAEIEEGEESSLNNFEDYSITESKYCSQWQEFSKTDITFKSTPLQSSFTRPPKRGEALRKTSLLCKLEETQEEHEIQEEQGNVANTSANTKQIQIAMEKLAEKLKEHSLTEAQNSHKNPQQEFEKIFKTKVIDYEQRKQEMEIKENLLKEEQSEPLENLDELENMFATKRQDYEKRKMELINAQKEFEKTLKTNETSKQINKVKDENITAQDKEQNNEKPNSVTNENLNSTSQFDDFQLPDEQELIMAAAEAELKFTQTKQKEDNKKDCSSNLQDLNKTPDISNLTNDKTNSFNNIGKLTPPSLNSTPELDLSHREIGKPTKPSLTSTLPTPPELSLQEQLDIDMDAFLDPFPEEQELIKTTQTSVRRESFKENIITSSIIRESPDLFAEEHLHNSPIKRPIAAKKPTLAAKLSSKLNLQKCQSSLNPSTSLNSPQKPLFSTQNAKQLLKSPTTRLTIDKQKYEKSPSIFDMYMKSTKGKGKLPKTLASNSLIASSSNVTNNVSKTLKDSPLPASQRDESIIVVRSRSGKASKRKIFDSDSEHEEENEVHGVNAIAEESDDGSDFEEIAATQGVS